A portion of the Bacillus thuringiensis genome contains these proteins:
- the sigK gene encoding RNA polymerase sporulation sigma factor SigK: MSLFAAIGYMVREVFVFVSYVKNNAFPQPLSSDDERKYLELMEQGDAQARNLLIEHNLRLVAHIVKKFENTGEDAEDLISIGTIGLIKAIESYSAGKGTKLATYAARCIENEILMHLRVLKKTKKDVSLHDPIGQDKEGNEISLIDILKSESEDVIDMIQLSMELEKIKEYIDILDEREKEVIVKRFGLGLDKEKTQREIAKALGISRSYVSRIEKRALMKMFHEFVRAEKEKKAKE, from the coding sequence TATGGTTCGAGAAGTGTTTGTCTTTGTTTCTTATGTGAAGAACAATGCGTTCCCGCAGCCGTTATCATCAGATGATGAGAGAAAGTACTTAGAGTTAATGGAGCAAGGTGATGCTCAAGCGAGAAATCTTTTAATTGAACATAATTTACGGCTTGTAGCTCATATCGTTAAAAAATTTGAGAACACAGGAGAAGATGCAGAAGATTTAATTTCAATTGGTACGATTGGGCTTATTAAAGCGATCGAGAGCTATTCCGCAGGAAAGGGAACAAAGCTTGCGACGTATGCAGCACGCTGTATTGAAAATGAAATTTTGATGCATTTACGTGTACTAAAGAAAACGAAAAAAGATGTTTCACTTCATGATCCGATTGGGCAAGATAAAGAGGGGAATGAAATATCGCTTATTGATATATTAAAATCAGAGTCTGAAGATGTAATTGATATGATTCAGCTTAGTATGGAGTTAGAAAAAATTAAAGAGTATATCGATATTTTAGACGAAAGAGAAAAAGAAGTGATTGTGAAACGTTTTGGACTTGGGCTTGATAAAGAGAAAACACAGCGGGAAATCGCTAAGGCGCTTGGCATTTCTAGAAGCTACGTATCACGAATTGAAAAGCGTGCCTTAATGAAAATGTTCCACGAGTTTGTAAGGGCAGAGAAAGAGAAAAAAGCGAAAGAATAA